The following coding sequences lie in one Arachis ipaensis cultivar K30076 chromosome B03, Araip1.1, whole genome shotgun sequence genomic window:
- the LOC107628734 gene encoding E3 ubiquitin-protein ligase RNF4: protein MSTRSGRGAIKSYRRRKTGLEIDLNQEPGGENRELEGPSTQVEPQQVQASQQQQAVQMPQPAQPATIDVEAIVDDDVVESSPRAFAEAKNNARNNARRNRERTIVDVDLEDQNRITNYCRNKRRRESSSRTVINCDLYINLESSSSSTREPVQKAPEPPKEPVFNCPICMGPLVEEMSTRCGHIFCKSCIKAAISAQSKCPTCRKRVTVKELIRVFLPSTS from the exons ATGAGCACTCGGTCAGGCAGGGGGGCTATAAAAAGTTACAGACGGAGGAAGACAGGTTTGGAAATTGACCTTAATCAGGAGCCTGGTGGTGAGAATCGTGAGCTGGAAGGACCTTCAACTCAGGTGGAACCCCAACAAGTTCAAGCTTCCCAGCAACAGCAGGCTGTACAGATGCCACAGCCAGCACAGCCTGCAACAATTGATGTGGAGgccattgttgatgatgatgttgttgaatcTAGCCCAAGGGCTTTTGCTGAG GCTAAAAACAATGCCAGAAACAATGCGAGAAGAAATCGTGAGAGGACTATAGTTGATGTGGATTTAG AAGATCAGAATAGGATAACCAACTATTGCCGCAACAAACGCAGAAGAGAGTCCTCAAGTCGAACAGTTATTAATTGTGATCTTTACATTAATTTGGAAAGCAGTAGCAGTTCTACG AGGGAACCTGTTCAAAAGGCCCCTGAACCTCCAAAGGAGCCTGTCTTCAACTGTCCAATATGCATGGGCCCCCTGGTTGAAGAGATGTCAACAAGGTGTGGTCATATATTCTGTAAGAGTTGCATCAAAGCTGCAATAAGTGCTCAGAGTAAATGCCCTACATGTAGAAAAAGGGTTACTGTGAAGGAGCTTATAAGGGTTTTTCTGCCATCGACTAGCTGA
- the LOC107628735 gene encoding transcription initiation factor TFIID subunit 15 isoform X1, giving the protein MASHQGKVPPSNGSVYVCNLPFGTDETMLAEYFGTIGLIKKDKRTGRPKIWLYRDKETNEPKGDATVTYEDPHAAVAAVEWFNNKDFHGSTIGVFIAESKNKDEQAYNSVAEPAVAGNVGGLEETTRDVNGGSGRGRGQIDSSGKAWQQEGDWLCPNISCSNVNFAFRGACNRCGSARPVGAAGVAGGGGRGKGRASQGQESGGVGRPVTGGLFGPNDWPCPMCGNINWAKRTKCNICNTNKPGHNEGGVRGGRGGGYKELDEEEIEETRRRRREAEDDGELYDEFGNLKKKFRAKTQQAEAARVLPGSGRAGWEVEDLGIDRDSRERSRDRVRDRNDGESRNRDRNEKERPSSRIRERDRGRDRDWDYDDRDRDYGRDRDRDRDRDRGRHRH; this is encoded by the exons ATGGCAAGCCATCAAGGGAAAGTTCCTCCTTCGAATGGGTCTGTGTATGTATGCAACTTGCCTTTTGGCACTGACGAAACCATGTTGGCTGAGTATTTTGGCACCATTGGTTTGATCAAG AAAGATAAACGGACCGGGAGGCCTAAAATATGGTTATATCGAGACAAAGAGACTAATGAACCAAAGGGAGATGCCACTGTAACATATGAAGATCCACATGCAGCTGTAGCTGCTGTTGAATGGTTTAACAACAAGGATTTTCATGGTAGTACAATTGGAGTTTTTATAGCTGAGTCAAAAAACAAAGACGAGCAAGCCTATAATTCAGTGGCAGAACCGGCTGTTGCTGGTAATGTTGGTGGGCTAGAGGAAACTACTAGAGATGTTAATGGGGGTAGTGGAAGAGGTAGAGGTCAAATTGATTCTTCTGGCAAGGCTTGGCAACAAGAGGGCGATTGGTTGTGTCCGA ATATCAGTTGCTCCAATGTAAATTTTGCTTTTCGTGGTGCTTGCAATCGCTGTGGAAGTGCTCGTCCAGTTGGTGCTGCTGGTGTTGCTGGGGGTGGTGGCCGTGGCAAGGGACGTGCCAGTCAAGGTCAAGAGTCAGGGGGTGTTGGCCGTCCAGTTACCGGGGGACTCTTTGGGCCGAATGACTGGCCTTGTCCAAT GTGTGGTAACATCAATTGGGCGAAGCGGACTAAATGCAATATTTGCAATACAAATAAGCCTGGCCATAATGAGGGTGGTGTAAG AGGAGGGCGAGGTGGAGGTTACAAAGAGCtggatgaagaagaaattgaggaaACTAGACGTCGTAGGCGGGAGGCTGAA GATGATGGGGAGTTGTATGATGAATTTGGAAATCTTAAGAAGAAATTCCGTGCTAAAACACAGCAGGCTGAAGCTGCAAGAGTGCTTCCTGGTTCAGGGCGTGCTGGGTGGGAGGTTGAGGACCTAG ggattgacaGGGATTCCAGAGAAAGAAGTAGAGACAGGGTGAGAGATCGTAATGATGGGGAGAGCAGGAACAGAGATCGAAATGAAAAAGAGAGGCCAAGCAGTCGGATCAGAGAGAGGGACAGGGGAAGGGATCGTGACTGGGATTATGATGATCGAGATAGAGATTATGGCCGTGATCGAGACCGGGACCGGGACCGGGACCGGGGTAGGCATCGTCACTAA
- the LOC107628735 gene encoding transcription initiation factor TFIID subunit 15 isoform X2, whose amino-acid sequence MASHQGKVPPSNGSVYVCNLPFGTDETMLAEYFGTIGLIKKDKRTGRPKIWLYRDKETNEPKGDATVTYEDPHAAVAAVEWFNNKDFHGSTIGVFIAESKNKDEQAYNSVAEPAVAGNVGGLEETTRDVNGGSGRGRGQIDSSGKAWQQEGDWLCPNISCSNVNFAFRGACNRCGSARPVGAAGVAGGGGRGKGRASQGQESGGVGRPVTGGLFGPNDWPCPMCGNINWAKRTKCNICNTNKPGHNEGGVRGGRGGGYKELDEEEIEETRRRRREAEDDGELYDEFGNLKKKFRAKTQQAEAARVLPGSGRAGWEVEDLVTGDH is encoded by the exons ATGGCAAGCCATCAAGGGAAAGTTCCTCCTTCGAATGGGTCTGTGTATGTATGCAACTTGCCTTTTGGCACTGACGAAACCATGTTGGCTGAGTATTTTGGCACCATTGGTTTGATCAAG AAAGATAAACGGACCGGGAGGCCTAAAATATGGTTATATCGAGACAAAGAGACTAATGAACCAAAGGGAGATGCCACTGTAACATATGAAGATCCACATGCAGCTGTAGCTGCTGTTGAATGGTTTAACAACAAGGATTTTCATGGTAGTACAATTGGAGTTTTTATAGCTGAGTCAAAAAACAAAGACGAGCAAGCCTATAATTCAGTGGCAGAACCGGCTGTTGCTGGTAATGTTGGTGGGCTAGAGGAAACTACTAGAGATGTTAATGGGGGTAGTGGAAGAGGTAGAGGTCAAATTGATTCTTCTGGCAAGGCTTGGCAACAAGAGGGCGATTGGTTGTGTCCGA ATATCAGTTGCTCCAATGTAAATTTTGCTTTTCGTGGTGCTTGCAATCGCTGTGGAAGTGCTCGTCCAGTTGGTGCTGCTGGTGTTGCTGGGGGTGGTGGCCGTGGCAAGGGACGTGCCAGTCAAGGTCAAGAGTCAGGGGGTGTTGGCCGTCCAGTTACCGGGGGACTCTTTGGGCCGAATGACTGGCCTTGTCCAAT GTGTGGTAACATCAATTGGGCGAAGCGGACTAAATGCAATATTTGCAATACAAATAAGCCTGGCCATAATGAGGGTGGTGTAAG AGGAGGGCGAGGTGGAGGTTACAAAGAGCtggatgaagaagaaattgaggaaACTAGACGTCGTAGGCGGGAGGCTGAA GATGATGGGGAGTTGTATGATGAATTTGGAAATCTTAAGAAGAAATTCCGTGCTAAAACACAGCAGGCTGAAGCTGCAAGAGTGCTTCCTGGTTCAGGGCGTGCTGGGTGGGAGGTTGAGGACCTAG TGACTGGTGATCATTGA
- the LOC107632230 gene encoding uncharacterized protein LOC107632230 has product MAVIDDANPFLLHSFDQPNLALVTQMLTGDNYPSWKRSMEMALNGKNKLGFVDGTILPPEEGASHSFKLHWHRLNDIVSTWILNSVSKEIASSLIFAGSAHEIWIDLGHRFQQKNRPRIYELRKELINLKQDSLSISQFFTKLKCVWEELCHFRPSVHCNCGGAREFLAHADEEYVLVFLMGLNDVYHQVRSQILLMKPLPSISEVFSLIVQEERQRGLTLAPPTSNETQLAFAVKNTQYNSKIRPGKKDKPLCAQCGLLSHTKDKCYKLHGYPPNYKKQSPATVRVNHVDTSQDIPLQLTSQQYQQLISLLSTQVPSTMPPIITAEASSAGEGKLFSAALIYALGVKSWILDSGATCHVTCTLDNFKPSIWFANKFVVLPDHTRVPVLASGSVSLSQTLTLTEVLTT; this is encoded by the exons ATGGCGGTGATCGATGACGCCAATCCTTTTCTGCTCCATTCCTTCGATCAACCGAACCTTGCCTTGGTCACGCAAATGCTCACCGGTGACAATTATCCTTCATGGAAGAGATCGATGGAAATGGCGCTCAATGGCAAAAACAAACTTGGATTCGTTGACGGCACGATTCTGCCGCCTGAGGAAGGTGCGTCTCACTCTTTCAAGCTCCACTGGCATCGTCTGAATGACATCGTCAGCACCTGGATTCTCAACTCTGTCTCCAAGGAGATCGCATCGAGCTTGATCTTTGCTGGTTCTGCTCATGAGATTTGGATAGATCTAGGTCACCGATTTCAGCAAAAGAACCGTCCTCGAATCTATGAACTGCGAAAAGAGTTAATCAATCTGAAACAGgattctctctctatctctcaatTTTTTACTAAGCTGAAGTGTGTGTGGGAGGAATTATGCCATTTTCGACCTTCAGTACACTGTAATTGTGGTGGTGCTCGTGAATTTTTAGCTCATGCTGATGAGGAATATGTTCTTGTCTTCTTGATGGGGTTGAATGATGTGTACCATCAAGTTCGGAGCCAAATTCTGTTGATGAAGCCTTTGCCTAGCATCTCTGAAGTTTTCTCGCTAATCGTTCAAGAAGAGCGGCAACGAGGATTGACTCTTGCTCCTCCAACAAGCAATGAGACGCAACTGGCTTTTGCCGTGAAGAACACACAGTATAACTCCAAGATCCGTCCAGGGAAGAAAGATAAGCCGCTCTGTGCTCAATGCGGTTTACTCAGCCACACCAAGGATAAATGCTACAAGTTACATGGTTATCCACCTAATTACAAGAAGCAAAGTCCAGCCACAGTTCGGGTCAATCATGTGGACACAAGTCAGGACATTCCTCTTCAGCTCACTTCTCAACAGTATCAACAATTAATATCACTATTATCCACACAAGTTCCATCCACAATGCCCCCTATTATCACTGCTGAAGCTTCAAGCGCAGGGGAAGGTAAACTTTTCTCTGCTGCTTTAATTTATGCACTTGGAGTTAAATCATGGATCTTAGATTCTGGCGCTACTTGCCATGTGACCTGTACTTTGGACAATTTCAAACCTTCAATTTGGTTTGCAAATAAGTTTGTGGTTCTCCCTGATCATACTCGCGTACCTGTGCTTGCTTCTGGTTCTGTTTCCTTATCTCAAACCCTCACACTCACTGAAGTTTT GACCACCTGA
- the LOC107628736 gene encoding elongation factor 1-alpha-like, which translates to MGKEKSHINIVVIGHVDSGKSTTTGHLIYKLGGIDKRVIERFEKEAAEMNKRSFKYAWVLDKLKAERERGITIDIALWKFETTKYYCTVIDAPGHRDFIKNMITGTSQADCAVLIIDSTTGGFEAGISKDGQTREHALLAFTLGVRQMICCCNKMDATTPKYSKARYDEIVKEVSSYLKKVGYNPEKIAFVPISGFEGDNMIERSTKLDWYKGPTLLEALDQINEPKRPSDKPLRLPLQDVYKIGGIGTVPVGRVETGILKPGMVVTFAPTGLQTEVKSVEMHHESLPEALPGDNVGFNVKNVSVKELKRGFVASNSKDDPAKEAGSFTSQVIIMNHPGQIGQGYAPVLDCHTSHIAVKFAELQTKIDRRSGKELEKEPKFLKNGDAGMVKMIPTKPMVVETFAEYPPLGRFAVRDMRQTVAVGVIKSVEKKDASAKITKSAAKKAAK; encoded by the coding sequence ATGGGAAAAGAGAAGAGTCATATCAACATCGTCGTTATCGGCCATGTGGACTCCGGCAAGTCGACCACCACCGGCCACCTCATCTACAAGCTTGGAGGGATCGACAAGCGTGTGATTGAGAGGTTCGAGAAGGAGGCAGCTGAGATGAACAAGCGTTCATTCAAGTACGCCTGGGTTCTCGACAAGCTCAAGGCAGAGCGCGAGCGTGGTATCACCATTGACATCGCCCTGTGGAAGTTTGAGACCACGAAGTACTACTGCACTGTGATCGATGCACCTGGTCATCGTGATTTCATCAAGAACATGATCACTGGTACCAGCCAGGCTGACTGTGCTGTTCTGATAATCGATTCCACCACCGGTGGTTTTGAGGCTGGTATCTCCAAGGATGGCCAGACCCGTGAGCATGCTCTGCTTGCTTTCACCCTTGGTGTTAGGCAGATGATCTGCTGTTGCAACAAGATGGATGCAACGACCCCAAAATACTCCAAGGCTAGGTATGATGAAATTGTAAAGGAGGTTTCATCCTATTTGAAGAAGGTTGGTTACAACCCTGAGAAGATCGCATTTGTCCCGATTTCTGGTTTTGAGGGAGACAACATGATTGAGAGGTCCACCAAGCTTGATTGGTACAAGGGACCTACCCTGCTTGAGGCTCTGGACCAGATCAATGAGCCAAAGAGACCCTCTGACAAGCCTCTCAGGTTGCCACTTCAGGATGTCTACAAGATTGGTGGTATTGGAACTGTTCCAGTTGGTCGTGTAGAGACTGGTATCCTCAAGCCTGGTATGGTCGTGACCTTTGCCCCCACTGGACTCCAGACTGAGGTTAAGTCTGTGGAGATGCACCATGAGTCTCTCCCTGAGGCTCTCCCTGGTGACAATGTTGGTTTCAATGTTAAGAATGTTTCTGTGAAGGAGTTGAAGCGTGGCTTTGTTGCTTCTAACTCAAAGGATGATCCTGCTAAGGAGGCTGGAAGCTTCACCTCTCAAGTCATCATCATGAACCACCCTGGCCAGATTGGCCAAGGTTATGCTCCAGTCCTTGACTGCCACACCTCACACATTGCTGTCAAGTTTGCTGAGCTCCAGACCAAGATTGATAGGCGTTCTGGCAAAGAGCTCGAGAAGGAGCCCAAGTTTCTTAAGAATGGTGATGCTGGTATGGTGAAGATGATTCCCACAAAGCCAATGGTTGTTGAGACTTTTGCTGAGTACCCTCCACTTGGAAGGTTTGCTGTGAGGGACATGCGTCAAACTGTTGCTGTTGGTGTCATCAAGAGCGTTGAGAAGAAGGATGCTTCTGCTAAGATCACTAAATCTGCTGCCAAGAAAGCTGCCAAATGA